A region from the Lolium perenne isolate Kyuss_39 chromosome 4, Kyuss_2.0, whole genome shotgun sequence genome encodes:
- the LOC139830160 gene encoding uncharacterized protein yields MPVAPRKQGAPQRVCDYIDNTTASWKEDKLEEFFLPMDVEVIKGIPLCTRRQEDFWAWQFEKTGVFTVRSAYRNLVRVRRTRGDWLENRVAASSSAEEGKDWSKLWKTAIPSKVRVFLWRLAHCSLPTGDVRHHRHMATSAACSVCGQEDSWRHSLVECAMSRCVWALSNPTIVEHICISTEPAARQWLFSMMRTMEHDDFIRLVVTLWAIWHARRKAIHEDIYQSPQATHQFIESFLHDLSLSEKPRATVVAKVHPPVAPRWIPPPQNQSKVNTDGAVAKISNRGAVAAVCHFHAGVYLSSLAVVFEGITHPGCLEAMACREALALTADLGVEGVMVASDCMEVIQGLKGNNMGLFSHVLKEIKTSAEQRGAPGRPNKLRRYNSLRMRIGKLIRMNLLAVADNVPHAVHVQLECPCAGEEGLLGRLHRLVRDPHQR; encoded by the exons ATGCCAGTTGCGCCTAGGAAACAAGGGGCGCCCCAGCGTGTGTGCGACTATATTGATAACACGACAGCTTCCTGGAAGGAGGACAAGCTTGAGgagttcttcttgcccatggatgTCGAAGTGATCAAAGGCATCCCGCTATGTACCAGGCGGCAAGAAGATTTCTGGGCGTGGCAGTTTGAAAAAACAGGTGTGTTCACTGTCCGTTCAGCATATAGAAACTTGGTTCGAGTTCGCCGGACCAGGGGCGATTGGCTTGAGAACCGCGTGGCGGCCTCGAGCAGCGCAGAAGAGGGGAAGGATTGGTCGAAGCTGTGGAAGACCGCCATCCCGTCAAAGGTCCGAGTTTTTCTGTGGAGGCTGGCGCATTGCTCGCTTCCAACTGGCGATGTCCGACACCACAGGCACATGGCGACGTCGGCGGCATGCTCGGTCTGTGGACAAGAAGATTCATGGCGTCACTCCCTGGTGGAGTGTGCTATGTCGCGATGTGTGTGGGCGTTGTCCAACCCAACAATTGTGGAACATATTTGCATCTCGACGGAGCCTGCTGCCCGGCAATGGCTTTTCTCGATGATGCGGACGATGGAGCATGATGACTTTATTCGGCTGGTTGTTACCCTTTGGGCTATTTGGCACGCAAGGAGAAAAGCAATTCATGAAGACATCTATCAAAGCCCGCAGGCGACGCATCAGTTCATTGAGAGTTTCTTGCATGATCTATCCTTGTCGGAGAAACCGAGAGCTACGGTTGTAGCAAAGGTGCACCCTCCGGTGGCACCAAGATGGATACCTCCTCCACAGAACCAAAGCAAGGTGAATACGGACGGCGCTGTTGCAAAGATATCTAATAGAGGAGCTGTGGCGGCTGTTTGCCACTTCCATGCGGGCGTTTACCTCAGTTCCTTGGCGGTGGTCTTTGAGGGGATTACACATCCTGGCTGCCTCGAAGCTATGGCTTGTCGCGAAGCTTTGGCGCTCACGGCGGACCTGGGAGTGGAAGGGGTCATGGTGGCTTCGGACTGCATGGAAGTGATTCAAGGCCTGAAGGGCAACAACATGGGGCTCTTCAGTCATGTGCTCAAGGAGATCAAGACGTCGGCCGAACAGCGGGGAG CTCCTGGCAGACCTAATAAGCTACGACGGTACAATAGTTTGAGGATGAGGATCGGGAAGCTGATCAGGATGAACCTTCTTGCTGTCGCCGACAATGTCCCTCATGCCGTTCACGTGCAGCTTGAGTGCCCTTGTGCTGGCGAAGAAGGGCTACTTGGGCGGCTGCATCGACTTGTTCGTGATCCCCACCAGCGCTAG